GACCTCGTCGGGACCGTCCGCCAGCCGCAACGTCCGCAGATGCGCGTACATCATGGCCAACGGGAAGTCGTCGGTCACTCCGGCTCCCCCGTGCACCTGGATCGCGCGGTCGATGATCTTCAACGCGATGTTCGGGGCTGCCACCTTGATGGCCGCGATCTCGGTGCGCGCTTCCTTGTTCCCGACCGTGTCCATCAGATGCGCGGCCTTGAGCGTGAGCAGGCGGATCATCTCGATGTCGATCCGCGCTTCCGCGATCCAGTCCTGGACGTTGGACCGTTCGGCAACCGGACGACCGAATGTCACCCGTGACTGCGCGCGCCGGCACATCAGCTCCAGCGCCCGCTCGGCCGCGCCGATCGCCCGCATGCAGTGGTGGATACGACCGGGCCCGAGGCGGGCCTGGCTGATCGCGAAGCCCTCGCCCTCACCTTTGAGGATGTCCTTGGCCGGCACGCGCACATTCTCGAAGGTGATCTCCGCGTGGCCCTCGCGATCGGCGTACCCGAAGACCGGGAGGTTCCGGATCACGGTGACCCCGGGGGCGTCGATGGGGACGACCATCATCGACTGCTGGCGATGTGGGACCGCCGTGGGGTCGGTCTTGCCCATCACGATGAGCACCTTGCAGTTCTTGTGCATCGCGTTCGATGCGAACCACTTGCGG
This portion of the Streptomyces sp. NBC_01750 genome encodes:
- a CDS encoding acyl-CoA dehydrogenase family protein gives rise to the protein MSLFETSDRAKMYQADLLEFMDSHIYPAEPVYDEQMRASGDPHFQPPIIEELKVEARRRGLWNLFHPHPEWGPGLTNLEYAPLAEIMGRSHIASEACNCNAPDTGNMEVLTLFGTDEHREEYLGPLLEGTMASAFAMTEPAVASSDATNIELRMERDGDEYILNGRKWFASNAMHKNCKVLIVMGKTDPTAVPHRQQSMMVVPIDAPGVTVIRNLPVFGYADREGHAEITFENVRVPAKDILKGEGEGFAISQARLGPGRIHHCMRAIGAAERALELMCRRAQSRVTFGRPVAERSNVQDWIAEARIDIEMIRLLTLKAAHLMDTVGNKEARTEIAAIKVAAPNIALKIIDRAIQVHGGAGVTDDFPLAMMYAHLRTLRLADGPDEVHKRAIAKQELRQYRDVATAAVS